From a region of the Pieris rapae chromosome 22, ilPieRapa1.1, whole genome shotgun sequence genome:
- the LOC111000772 gene encoding putative nuclease HARBI1, which yields MSLELFTSDSDSDLEVLAMLSDWNNSSNSDSSDIMDVEDANISEESDDDNTKAGDGITVYAEKRNGELHTNEEDKNRPLKLRRVNYMQTLEDAEFTFTFRLSKTVLEPLLAEIMPYVRVTSARNNGVTPFHQLLLTLRFYAMGTMLSTVADYVGVAKSTACRIVRDISSAIAMLYDKYVFMHMDGIEKFHRIAKFPKVVGVVDCMHVRIDSPRHDIGPEFRNSQGHFSLNVQAICDADLKIMNIAWQSGSYHDTAVFDNSPLKDEFESGQYKDCWLLGDNDFQNRWYLLTPILNPTTESERRYNDSHAKTRTAIERTFEVWKRRFPVLGLTLRVSLPVIHSIITATAVLHNICIINNVVDVPPESATDEPDSGNIDNVANAENPGLDIDSQMLDAGENFEPANCILDAGNVLDSQVVTGNQLDANNMYNGIDVQVVDLQDVKDFDRQDDCQNLPRYCFDSNDFDMRGFVLNNYFK from the exons atgagtttagaattatttactaGCGATAGTGATAGTGATTTAGAAGTTCTAGCTATGTTATCCGATTGGAATAATAGTAGTAATAGTGATAGTTCCGATATCATGGACGTCGAGGATGCAAATATTTCTGAAGAATCAGATGATGATAATACTAAGGCCGGCGACGGTATAACAGTATATGCAGAGAAACGAAATGGTgaattacatacaaatgaaGAAGATAAAAATAGGCCTTTGAAATTACGAAGGGTTAATTACATGCAAACTTTGGAGGATGCCGAATTTACTTTCACGTTTAGATTATCGAAGACGGTTTTAGAGCCTTTGCTTGCTGAAATAATGCCCTATGTTCGGGTTACTTCTGCAAG aaataatGGTGTAACACCATTCcaccaattattattaacattaagatTCTATGCAATGGGAACTATGTTATCAACGGTTGCTGACTATGTGGGAGTGGCTAAATCCACTGCCTGCAGAATTGTAAGAGATATATCATCAGCTATTGCAATGTTGTAtgataaatatgttttcatgCATATGGATGGAATTGAAAAATTTCATAGAATAGCAAAATTCCCAAAAGTAGTTGGTGTTGTTGACTGTATGCATGTTAGGATAGACTCTCCTC GTCATGACATTGGTCCAGAATTCCGAAATTCTCAAGGAcacttttcattaaatgtcCAAGCAATCTGCGATGCTGATCTTAAGATAATGAATATAGCTTGGCAATCTGGCTCTTACCATGACACTGCTGTTTTTGATAATTCACCATTAAAGG atgaATTCGAATCAGGACAATATAAAGACTGTTGGTTATTGGGTGACAATGACTTTCAAAACAGATGGTACCTACTCACACCCATTTTAAACCCAACAACAGAATCGGAGAGACGTTACAACGATTCTCATGCTAAAACTCGGACTGCAATTGAAAG AACTTTTGAAGTGTGGAAACGAAGATTTCCGGTACTGGGCCTAACTTTAAGAGTATCGTTGCCAGTTATACACTCGATTATAACAGCGACAGCAgtactacataatatttgtattataaataatgttgtgGATGTCCCGCCTGAGAGCGCTACAGATGAACCAGATTCTGGCAATATTGATAATGTTGCAAATGCAGAAAACCCTGGCTTAGATATTGACAGTCAAATGTTGGATGCGGGCGAAAATTTTGAGCCTGCCAATTGTATTTTGGACGCTGGCAATGTTTTAGATAGTCAAGTGGTCACTGGCAATCAATTGGACGCAAATAACATGTACAATGGCATTGATGTACAGGTAGTCGATTTGCAAGATGTCAAAGATTTTGATAGACAAGATGATTGTCAAAATCTACCAAGATACTGTTTTGATTCCAACGATTTTGATATGAGGGGTTTtgttcttaataattattttaaatag